A genomic window from Vicia villosa cultivar HV-30 ecotype Madison, WI unplaced genomic scaffold, Vvil1.0 scaffold8, whole genome shotgun sequence includes:
- the LOC131643261 gene encoding uncharacterized protein LOC131643261 isoform X8, with translation MAKRKRLNIVRKSGKPQTDKQLVDSSNEVNHNINEEYEQFGVDTRENLMVASLNHQNYQPQSEQQIQVGSQVESHISFNGMCSSLPKDTILRRKRSSAVRNSSNSQAKEKQILDSSNEVNQHKYSYSKAKEFAQFEAVDTRENLMLASLIRQNDVPQSEQQIYTGSHVEHPISFGRMGESLPEDTIVRRTTRLSARKSGKAQAEEQLINSSNAVNQNNHNINVKYAKIGRGTKNNLMVVSLNNQNDESRSEQQFQVGSLPKDTTGRNIRFKAVQKGGKAHTNEQLIDNSNVGDTREKLVAGSLSHQNHESQPEQQIQVGSHAEYPISFGRMGKSLPKDTMGRCTRLNDVRKIGKSQAEEQLIDSSPVVHQTNYSIHEKSAQLGGVSTRGNLKIASLNHQSDQLQSEQVPVGSHVESPISFGRMNKRLPKDTMGKRRRLNTVRKSGIAQAEEQLIDSSNAVNENSHNINEKSAQLGGASLNHQNYQSQSEQVQVGSHVESPISFGRMSKRLPKDTMGKHRRLNAVRKSGKAQSEEQLIDSSNAVNQNNHNIYEKSAQLGGVSTSGNLMGASLNHHNVQSQSEQVQVGSHVDSPISFSRTSKRLPKDTMERRKRPNAVQKSGRSQAEKQLINSSIEVNRNHHNINEEYDQFVGDTRENLMAASLTHQSHRSQFQQQVPVENQVETSISLGRVGQRLPKDTTGKRRRLNAVRKSGKAQAEEQLIDSFNAVGQNNHNMHEKSAQLGGDTRGNLMVASLNHQSDRSPSVQQIPVESRVETCSVGRMSQSLSKGQTRVRGYTRMLDVWNLPDGEFIRVEVDSLGNPIGWEGKKLLNAIGSLARKHQYAPINILSWKDMPELNITNMLDLIQSKFHFVPTLTDQTKQILKDNLSSKWRQFKHDLKEKGYDENKTEEEMAANIPDRRVDPSQYRALVHHWCSQKGQKISNINKRNRSKYEDIHCMGTKSLPRFIHEATEANGAQPSRAEIYIQTRTRKDGSIVTEKAADVIGELKKHMVEASSSRTPQIPQDSTNWANDIYSKVRGPEKRGSVRCLGKVPRLSNTLSRNPNVENRVVKLENLLGNLVSVLQTRFSADKQINDVLQAIAQEVPAAAPSTPDDSSGNYQQTTSDSYSSDSY, from the exons ATGGCTAAACGTAAAAGGTTAAATATTGTTCGAAAAAGTGGCAAACCACAAACTGATAAGCAATTAGTTGATAGCTCTAATGAAGTCAACCACAACATAAATGAAGAGTATGAACAGTTTGGAGTTG ATACAAGAGAAAACCTAATGGTTGCAAGCCTTAATCACCAAAATTACCAACCACAATCAGAACAACAAATACAAGTGGGAAGTCAAGTTGAATCTCATATTTCTTTCAATGGAATGTGTAGTAGTTTACCTAAAG ACACCATTTTGAGGCGCAAAAGGTCGAGTGCTGTTCGAAATAGTAGCAATTCACAAGCTAAAGAGAAACAAATACTTGATAGCTCCAATGAAGTCAACCAACACAAGTACAGTTACAGTAAAGCCAAAGAGTTTGCACAATTTGAAGCAG tagaCACAAGAGAGAATCTAATGCTAGCTAGTCTGATTCGCCAAAATGATGTGCCACAATCAGAACAGCAAATATACACGGGAAGTCATGTTGAGCATCCTATTTCTTTTGGTAGAATGGGTGAAAGTTTACCTGAAG ATACTATAGTGAGACGCACGACAAGGTTGAGTGCTCGAAAAAGTGGCAAGGCACAAGCTGAAGAGCAATTAATTAACAGCTCAAATGCAGTCAACCAAAACAACCATAATATAAATGTTAAGTATGCTAAGATTGGAAGAG GTACAAAAAACAATCTAATGGTAGTAAGTTTGAATAACCAAAATGATGAATCAAGGTCAGAACAACAATTCCAAGTGGGAAGTTTACCTAAAG ATACCACTGGTAGGAACATAAGGTTTAAAGCTGTTCAAAAAGGTGGCAAAGCACATACTAACGAGCAATTAATTGATAACTCTAATGTAGGAG ATACAAGAGAGAAATTAGTGGCAGGAAGTCTGAGCCACCAAAATCATGAATCACAACCAGAACAGCAAATACAAGTGGGAAGCCATGCTGAATATCCTATTTCTTTTGGTAGAATGGGTAAAAGTTTACCTAAAG ATACTATGGGGAGGTGCACCAGATTGAATGATGTTAGAAAAATTGGCAAATCACAAGCTGAAGAACAATTAATTGATAGCTCTCCTGTAGTCCACCAAACCAACTACAGTATACATGAAAAGTCTGCACAATTGGGAGGAG TATCTACAAGAGGGAATCTAAAGATTGCAAGTCTTAACCACCAAAGTGACCAATTACAATCAGAACAAGTACCAGTGGGAAGTCACGTGGAATCTCCAATTTCTTTTGGTAGAATGaataaaagactacctaaag ATACCATGGGGAAGCGCAGGAGACTGAATACTGTTAGAAAAAGTGGCATAGCACAAGCTGAAGAGCAATTGATTGACAGCTCTAATGCAGTCAACGAAAACAGCCACAATATAAATGAAAAGTCTGCACAATTGGGAGGAG CAAGTCTGAACCACCAAAATTACCAATCACAATCAGAACAAGTACAAGTGGGAAGTCATGTGGAATCTCCAATTTCTTTTGGTAGAATGAGTAAAAGATTACCTAAAG ATACCATGGGGAAGCACAGGAGATTGAATGCTGTTAGAAAGAGTGGCAAAGCACAATCTGAAGAGCAATTGATTGATAGCTCTAATGCAGTCAACCAAAACAACCACAATATATATGAAAAGTCTGCACAATTGGGAGGAG TTTCTACAAGTGGGAATCTAATGGGGGCAAGTCTTAACCACCACAATGTTCAATCACAATCTGAACAAGTACAAGTAGGAAGTCATGTGGATTCTCCAATTTCTTTTAGTAGAACGAGTAAAAGGTTACCTAAAG ATACAATGGAGAGGCGCAAAAGACCAAATGCTGTTCAGAAAAGTGGCAGATCACAAGCTGAAAAGCAATTGATTAATAGTTCGATTGAAGTCAACAGAAACCACCACAATATAAATGAAGAGTATGACCAGTTTGTCGGAG ATACAAGAGAGAATCTAATGGCAGCAAGTCTTACTCACCAAAGTCACCgatcacaatttcaacaacaagTTCCAGTGGAAAATCAAGTggaaacttctatttctttaggTAGAGTGGGTCAAAGATTACCTAAAG ATACCACGGGGAAGCGCAGGAGATTGAATGCTGTTAGAAAAAGTGGCAAAGCACAAGCTGAAGAGCAATTGATTGATAGCTTTAATGCAGTCGGCCAAAACAACCATAACATGCATGAAAAGTCTGCACAACTAGGAGGAG ATACCAGAGGGAATCTAATGGTTGCAAGTCTTAATCACCAAAGTGATCGATCACCATCAGTACAACAAATTCCAGTGGAAAGTCGAGTAGAAACTTGTTCTGTTGGTAGAATGAGCCAAAGTTTATCTAAAG GTCAAACGAGGGTAAGAGGTTATACCCGAATGTTGGATGTGTGGAATTTGCCTGATGGAGAATTCATACGTGTTGAAGTAGATTCTTTAGGCAATCCTATTGGGTGGGAAGGAAAAAAACTTTTAAATGCAATAGGTTCCTTGGCAAGGAAGCACCAATATGCTCCCATCAATATTCTAAGCTGGAAAGACATGCCAGAGCTGAATATAACTAATATGCTTGATTTGATACAG AGTAAGTTTCATTTTGTTCCTACATTGACGGaccaaacaaagcaaatactaaAAGATAATTTGAGTTCTAAGTGGAGGCAATTCAAGCATGATTTGAAAGAAAAGGGATACGATGAAAACAAGAccgaggaagaaatggctgccaACATCCCTGATAGAAGAGTTGATCCTTCTCAATATCGTGCTTTAGTACATCATTGGTGTTCCCAGAAAGGACAG AAAATAAGCAACATCAACAAAAGGAATCGCTCAAAATATGAGGATATACACTGCATGGGAACGAAGAGTCTTCCAAGGTTCATTCATGAG GCAACCGAGGCTAATGGAGCACAACCTTCACGAGCTGAAATTTATATTCAAACTCGAACTCGTAAAGATGGGAGTATTGTGACTGAGAAGGCAGCTGATGTGATT GGTGAATTAAAGAAGCATATGGTAGAGGCTTCAAGTTCACGAACTCCTCAAATTCCTCAAGATTCTACAAATTGGGCAAATGACATATACTCGAAAGTAAGAGGTCCTGAAAAGAGAGGATCTGTGCGCTGTTTAGGCAAGGTTCCACGTCTTTCAAATACTTTATCTCGAAACCCTAATGTAGAAAATAGGGTCGTCAAATTAGAAAATTTGCTTGGGAATCTTGTTTCTGTTCTTCAAACACGATTTTCAGCAGACAAACAAATTAATGATGTTTTGCAAGCTATAGCTCAAGAG GTACCTGCTGCTGCTCCAAGTACACCAGATGATTCCTCTGGTAACTATCAGCAAACTACAAGTGACAGCTATTCAAGTGACAGCTATTGA
- the LOC131643261 gene encoding uncharacterized protein LOC131643261 isoform X1, translating into MAKRKRLNIVRKSGKPQTDKQLVDSSNEVNHNINEEYEQFGVDTRENLMVASLNHQNYQPQSEQQIQVGSQVESHISFNGMCSSLPKDTILRRKRSSAVRNSSNSQAKEKQILDSSNEVNQHKYSYSKAKEFAQFEAVDTRENLMLASLIRQNDVPQSEQQIYTGSHVEHPISFGRMGESLPEDTIVRRTTRLSARKSGKAQAEEQLINSSNAVNQNNHNINVKYAKIGRGTKNNLMVVSLNNQNDESRSEQQFQVGSLPKDTTGRNIRFKAVQKGGKAHTNEQLIDNSNVGDTREKLVAGSLSHQNHESQPEQQIQVGSHAEYPISFGRMGKSLPKDTMGRCTRLNDVRKIGKSQAEEQLIDSSPVVHQTNYSIHEKSAQLGGVSTRGNLKIASLNHQSDQLQSEQVPVGSHVESPISFGRMNKRLPKDTMGKRRRLNTVRKSGIAQAEEQLIDSSNAVNENSHNINEKSAQLGGASLNHQNYQSQSEQVQVGSHVESPISFGRMSKRLPKDTMGKHRRLNAVRKSGKAQSEEQLIDSSNAVNQNNHNIYEKSAQLGGVSTSGNLMGASLNHHNVQSQSEQVQVGSHVDSPISFSRTSKRLPKDTMERRKRPNAVQKSGRSQAEKQLINSSIEVNRNHHNINEEYDQFVGDTRENLMAASLTHQSHRSQFQQQVPVENQVETSISLGRVGQRLPKDTTGKRRRLNAVRKSGKAQAEEQLIDSFNAVGQNNHNMHEKSAQLGGVRTRGNLMGASLNHRNDQSQSEHAQVESHVESPISFDRMSKRLPRDTMERRKRPNAVPKSGRSQAEKQLIDSSIEVNRNNHTLNEECDQIVGDTRGNLMVASLNHQSDRSPSVQQIPVESRVETCSVGRMSQSLSKGQTRVRGYTRMLDVWNLPDGEFIRVEVDSLGNPIGWEGKKLLNAIGSLARKHQYAPINILSWKDMPELNITNMLDLIQSKFHFVPTLTDQTKQILKDNLSSKWRQFKHDLKEKGYDENKTEEEMAANIPDRRVDPSQYRALVHHWCSQKGQKISNINKRNRSKYEDIHCMGTKSLPRFIHEATEANGAQPSRAEIYIQTRTRKDGSIVTEKAADVIGELKKHMVEASSSRTPQIPQDSTNWANDIYSKVRGPEKRGSVRCLGKVPRLSNTLSRNPNVENRVVKLENLLGNLVSVLQTRFSADKQINDVLQAIAQEVPAAAPSTPDDSSGNYQQTTSDSYSSDSY; encoded by the exons ATGGCTAAACGTAAAAGGTTAAATATTGTTCGAAAAAGTGGCAAACCACAAACTGATAAGCAATTAGTTGATAGCTCTAATGAAGTCAACCACAACATAAATGAAGAGTATGAACAGTTTGGAGTTG ATACAAGAGAAAACCTAATGGTTGCAAGCCTTAATCACCAAAATTACCAACCACAATCAGAACAACAAATACAAGTGGGAAGTCAAGTTGAATCTCATATTTCTTTCAATGGAATGTGTAGTAGTTTACCTAAAG ACACCATTTTGAGGCGCAAAAGGTCGAGTGCTGTTCGAAATAGTAGCAATTCACAAGCTAAAGAGAAACAAATACTTGATAGCTCCAATGAAGTCAACCAACACAAGTACAGTTACAGTAAAGCCAAAGAGTTTGCACAATTTGAAGCAG tagaCACAAGAGAGAATCTAATGCTAGCTAGTCTGATTCGCCAAAATGATGTGCCACAATCAGAACAGCAAATATACACGGGAAGTCATGTTGAGCATCCTATTTCTTTTGGTAGAATGGGTGAAAGTTTACCTGAAG ATACTATAGTGAGACGCACGACAAGGTTGAGTGCTCGAAAAAGTGGCAAGGCACAAGCTGAAGAGCAATTAATTAACAGCTCAAATGCAGTCAACCAAAACAACCATAATATAAATGTTAAGTATGCTAAGATTGGAAGAG GTACAAAAAACAATCTAATGGTAGTAAGTTTGAATAACCAAAATGATGAATCAAGGTCAGAACAACAATTCCAAGTGGGAAGTTTACCTAAAG ATACCACTGGTAGGAACATAAGGTTTAAAGCTGTTCAAAAAGGTGGCAAAGCACATACTAACGAGCAATTAATTGATAACTCTAATGTAGGAG ATACAAGAGAGAAATTAGTGGCAGGAAGTCTGAGCCACCAAAATCATGAATCACAACCAGAACAGCAAATACAAGTGGGAAGCCATGCTGAATATCCTATTTCTTTTGGTAGAATGGGTAAAAGTTTACCTAAAG ATACTATGGGGAGGTGCACCAGATTGAATGATGTTAGAAAAATTGGCAAATCACAAGCTGAAGAACAATTAATTGATAGCTCTCCTGTAGTCCACCAAACCAACTACAGTATACATGAAAAGTCTGCACAATTGGGAGGAG TATCTACAAGAGGGAATCTAAAGATTGCAAGTCTTAACCACCAAAGTGACCAATTACAATCAGAACAAGTACCAGTGGGAAGTCACGTGGAATCTCCAATTTCTTTTGGTAGAATGaataaaagactacctaaag ATACCATGGGGAAGCGCAGGAGACTGAATACTGTTAGAAAAAGTGGCATAGCACAAGCTGAAGAGCAATTGATTGACAGCTCTAATGCAGTCAACGAAAACAGCCACAATATAAATGAAAAGTCTGCACAATTGGGAGGAG CAAGTCTGAACCACCAAAATTACCAATCACAATCAGAACAAGTACAAGTGGGAAGTCATGTGGAATCTCCAATTTCTTTTGGTAGAATGAGTAAAAGATTACCTAAAG ATACCATGGGGAAGCACAGGAGATTGAATGCTGTTAGAAAGAGTGGCAAAGCACAATCTGAAGAGCAATTGATTGATAGCTCTAATGCAGTCAACCAAAACAACCACAATATATATGAAAAGTCTGCACAATTGGGAGGAG TTTCTACAAGTGGGAATCTAATGGGGGCAAGTCTTAACCACCACAATGTTCAATCACAATCTGAACAAGTACAAGTAGGAAGTCATGTGGATTCTCCAATTTCTTTTAGTAGAACGAGTAAAAGGTTACCTAAAG ATACAATGGAGAGGCGCAAAAGACCAAATGCTGTTCAGAAAAGTGGCAGATCACAAGCTGAAAAGCAATTGATTAATAGTTCGATTGAAGTCAACAGAAACCACCACAATATAAATGAAGAGTATGACCAGTTTGTCGGAG ATACAAGAGAGAATCTAATGGCAGCAAGTCTTACTCACCAAAGTCACCgatcacaatttcaacaacaagTTCCAGTGGAAAATCAAGTggaaacttctatttctttaggTAGAGTGGGTCAAAGATTACCTAAAG ATACCACGGGGAAGCGCAGGAGATTGAATGCTGTTAGAAAAAGTGGCAAAGCACAAGCTGAAGAGCAATTGATTGATAGCTTTAATGCAGTCGGCCAAAACAACCATAACATGCATGAAAAGTCTGCACAACTAGGAGGAG TACGTACACGAGGGAATCTAATGGGAGCAAGTCTTAACCACCGAAATGATCAATCACAATCAGAACATGCACAAGTGGAAAGTCATGTGGAATCTCCAATTTCTTTTGATAGAATGAGTAAAAGATTACCTAGAG ATACCATGGAGAGACGCAAAAGGCCGAATGCTGTTCCGAAAAGTGGCAGATCACAAGCTGAAAAGCAATTGATTGATAGTTCTATTGAAGTTAACCGAAACAACCACACTCTAAATGAAGAGTGTGATCAAATTGTTGGAG ATACCAGAGGGAATCTAATGGTTGCAAGTCTTAATCACCAAAGTGATCGATCACCATCAGTACAACAAATTCCAGTGGAAAGTCGAGTAGAAACTTGTTCTGTTGGTAGAATGAGCCAAAGTTTATCTAAAG GTCAAACGAGGGTAAGAGGTTATACCCGAATGTTGGATGTGTGGAATTTGCCTGATGGAGAATTCATACGTGTTGAAGTAGATTCTTTAGGCAATCCTATTGGGTGGGAAGGAAAAAAACTTTTAAATGCAATAGGTTCCTTGGCAAGGAAGCACCAATATGCTCCCATCAATATTCTAAGCTGGAAAGACATGCCAGAGCTGAATATAACTAATATGCTTGATTTGATACAG AGTAAGTTTCATTTTGTTCCTACATTGACGGaccaaacaaagcaaatactaaAAGATAATTTGAGTTCTAAGTGGAGGCAATTCAAGCATGATTTGAAAGAAAAGGGATACGATGAAAACAAGAccgaggaagaaatggctgccaACATCCCTGATAGAAGAGTTGATCCTTCTCAATATCGTGCTTTAGTACATCATTGGTGTTCCCAGAAAGGACAG AAAATAAGCAACATCAACAAAAGGAATCGCTCAAAATATGAGGATATACACTGCATGGGAACGAAGAGTCTTCCAAGGTTCATTCATGAG GCAACCGAGGCTAATGGAGCACAACCTTCACGAGCTGAAATTTATATTCAAACTCGAACTCGTAAAGATGGGAGTATTGTGACTGAGAAGGCAGCTGATGTGATT GGTGAATTAAAGAAGCATATGGTAGAGGCTTCAAGTTCACGAACTCCTCAAATTCCTCAAGATTCTACAAATTGGGCAAATGACATATACTCGAAAGTAAGAGGTCCTGAAAAGAGAGGATCTGTGCGCTGTTTAGGCAAGGTTCCACGTCTTTCAAATACTTTATCTCGAAACCCTAATGTAGAAAATAGGGTCGTCAAATTAGAAAATTTGCTTGGGAATCTTGTTTCTGTTCTTCAAACACGATTTTCAGCAGACAAACAAATTAATGATGTTTTGCAAGCTATAGCTCAAGAG GTACCTGCTGCTGCTCCAAGTACACCAGATGATTCCTCTGGTAACTATCAGCAAACTACAAGTGACAGCTATTCAAGTGACAGCTATTGA